One Lacipirellulaceae bacterium DNA window includes the following coding sequences:
- a CDS encoding DUF58 domain-containing protein, translating into MTPDSKRFLHPEAIRRIGRLEIRARHIVEGFMSGMHRSPYFGQSIEFLQHRQYTPGDDLRHVDWKVWAKQDKLYVKQFEEDANMRTTLLVDVSKSMQYGSGPLNKYDYAATVATSLAYLLLKQHDAVACLAFDETIRTRTPLRSSDVHLSAIIQALDASKPQNKTDPGGILREIAEQSPQRGMMIVVSDLLGEVESTLRGLRLLRQRGHDVLVLHILDDDEVDFPFEGPTRFEGLELTRHFNCNPRALREGYLEALDRYLAALRHGCARDAIDYMLIRTSDPLDAALAKYLTRRMAARK; encoded by the coding sequence ATGACGCCCGATTCAAAGCGATTTTTGCATCCTGAGGCAATCCGTCGGATTGGTCGTCTCGAGATTCGCGCACGACATATTGTCGAAGGGTTCATGAGCGGTATGCACCGCAGTCCCTACTTCGGCCAATCGATCGAGTTCCTTCAGCACCGTCAATACACACCTGGCGACGATCTTCGTCATGTCGATTGGAAGGTCTGGGCGAAGCAAGACAAGCTGTACGTCAAGCAGTTTGAAGAAGATGCCAATATGCGGACCACGCTGTTGGTCGATGTCTCGAAAAGTATGCAATACGGATCGGGACCGCTTAACAAGTATGACTACGCGGCGACCGTTGCCACGAGTCTTGCCTACCTGTTGCTCAAGCAACACGATGCAGTGGCTTGCTTGGCGTTCGATGAAACCATTCGCACACGGACGCCGTTGCGAAGCAGCGATGTCCATCTGAGCGCCATTATCCAAGCACTCGACGCCTCGAAACCACAAAACAAGACCGATCCCGGCGGCATCCTTAGAGAGATCGCCGAACAGAGTCCCCAGAGAGGGATGATGATTGTCGTGTCCGACCTCCTAGGTGAGGTTGAGTCGACTCTACGCGGATTGCGGCTGCTACGCCAAAGGGGACACGATGTGCTTGTGCTGCATATTCTCGATGACGACGAAGTCGATTTTCCCTTTGAAGGGCCGACTCGTTTTGAGGGATTGGAGCTGACGAGACACTTCAACTGCAACCCTCGGGCGTTGCGTGAAGGCTATTTGGAAGCGCTCGATCGCTATCTGGCGGCTCTGAGGCACGGCTGTGCTCGTGATGCGATCGATTACATGTTGATCCGTACGAGCGACCCGCTTGATGCGGCCTTGGCAAAGTACTTAACTCGACGAATGGCAGCCAGGAAGTAG
- a CDS encoding MoxR family ATPase yields the protein MNNSEDLADSQLVEQLASAVDRIREQLSQVIVGQDAVIDQLLISLFSRGHCMLEGVPGLAKTLLISTLARTLNLSFNRIQFTPDLMPADITGTDIIEENRSTGHREMRFLEGPLFSNIILADEINRTPPKTQAALLEAMQERQVTVGRVRHQLADPFFVLATQNPIEQEGTYPLPEAQQDRFMFKVLVTYPSFDEEFEVVRRTTGTPADVVQPVVSPEEILSLQNMVRLVPVGDHVIRYALSLVRQTRVGEKHIPEFAADQLAWGAGPRAVQFMILGAKARALMHRRTHVSVEDVQALAKPVLRHRVVVNFAAESDGVNSDQVIDQLLESTPAREDELANDARFKAIFAS from the coding sequence ATGAACAACTCGGAAGATTTAGCAGATAGCCAGCTTGTCGAGCAACTCGCTTCAGCCGTTGATCGCATCCGCGAGCAGCTCTCTCAAGTGATCGTCGGTCAAGACGCAGTGATTGATCAATTGCTCATCAGTCTTTTCAGTCGCGGCCACTGCATGTTGGAGGGCGTTCCGGGGCTGGCGAAAACATTGCTGATTAGCACGCTCGCACGAACGCTCAACCTCTCATTCAATCGGATTCAATTTACGCCCGACTTGATGCCAGCGGATATCACGGGGACCGATATCATCGAGGAAAACCGATCAACCGGTCACCGGGAGATGCGATTCCTTGAAGGCCCACTCTTCTCCAATATCATCCTGGCTGACGAGATCAATCGCACTCCGCCCAAGACACAAGCCGCGCTGCTCGAAGCGATGCAGGAACGTCAAGTAACCGTCGGACGCGTGCGTCACCAACTGGCTGACCCCTTTTTCGTATTGGCGACGCAGAATCCAATCGAACAAGAGGGTACCTATCCACTCCCCGAAGCACAGCAAGACCGCTTCATGTTCAAGGTGCTCGTCACCTATCCCAGTTTCGACGAGGAGTTTGAGGTCGTTCGTCGAACGACGGGAACCCCAGCCGATGTCGTCCAGCCGGTGGTCTCGCCTGAGGAGATTCTCTCGCTGCAAAACATGGTCCGCCTGGTGCCGGTAGGCGATCATGTAATTCGCTACGCACTCTCGCTAGTCCGTCAAACACGAGTGGGTGAAAAACATATCCCTGAGTTTGCTGCTGACCAGCTGGCATGGGGGGCCGGGCCGCGTGCTGTTCAGTTCATGATTCTGGGGGCGAAAGCCAGAGCACTGATGCATCGCCGCACGCACGTCTCAGTTGAAGACGTGCAGGCCCTTGCGAAACCGGTGCTACGTCACCGAGTGGTCGTCAACTTTGCAGCGGAAAGCGATGGCGTGAATTCCGATCAGGTGATCGATCAGCTTCTCGAATCGACGCCGGCCAGAGAGGATGAATTGGCAAATGACGCCCGATTCAAAGCGATTTTTGCATCCTGA
- a CDS encoding terpene cyclase/mutase family protein → MQGGCRALLLAMVSCWLLCGDCVAAIENPKVKKTISQGLDWLAFQQQASGGWKAQQRYPTAMTALAGLALLCEGSTTTQGKYAPNLRRAVDYLVRRSRRNGLIGDSDDDRYTYGHGFAMLFLSQVLGEEEDLERRAELIQVLTKAVEFTGRAQTKAGGWGYVSAKDGSGFDEGSTTITQVQGLRGCRNAGIPVPKEIIDKAVKYIHRCTLKDGAVQYSSKGGGGRPAITAAAVACLYNAGEYDDDYVPRMVKYCRDHLRPDTRDSFGHWHYAHFYYSQVRYREGDKSWEQYRTAIEKRLLREAAQVTIGENTATSWQQGYIGPVYTTSLNLIMLQLEKAALPIYQR, encoded by the coding sequence ATGCAGGGAGGTTGCCGAGCGCTGTTGCTAGCCATGGTGTCTTGCTGGCTGCTCTGTGGAGATTGCGTCGCGGCAATCGAGAATCCCAAGGTCAAGAAGACGATCTCCCAGGGATTAGATTGGTTGGCATTCCAACAACAGGCCTCGGGGGGATGGAAAGCACAGCAGCGTTATCCCACCGCGATGACTGCCTTGGCTGGTCTCGCGCTGCTTTGCGAGGGCTCGACGACGACCCAGGGTAAGTACGCACCTAATCTCAGGCGAGCGGTCGACTATTTAGTAAGACGTTCACGTCGCAATGGGCTGATCGGCGACTCGGATGACGACCGCTACACCTATGGTCACGGGTTCGCAATGCTGTTCCTCTCGCAAGTGCTTGGGGAAGAAGAGGACTTGGAGCGCCGGGCGGAACTAATCCAAGTACTCACTAAAGCCGTCGAGTTTACCGGTCGTGCCCAAACCAAAGCCGGGGGATGGGGGTACGTGAGTGCTAAGGATGGCAGCGGGTTCGACGAAGGCTCGACGACCATCACGCAAGTGCAAGGACTTCGCGGGTGCCGCAATGCGGGCATCCCAGTGCCGAAAGAGATAATCGATAAAGCCGTGAAGTACATCCATCGTTGTACGCTCAAAGATGGTGCCGTCCAATATAGTTCCAAAGGTGGTGGCGGACGCCCTGCCATCACGGCTGCTGCAGTGGCCTGCCTCTATAACGCGGGAGAGTATGATGACGATTACGTGCCCCGCATGGTAAAGTATTGTCGCGATCACCTGCGGCCAGATACACGCGATTCGTTTGGCCATTGGCATTACGCACATTTTTACTACTCTCAAGTACGGTATCGCGAGGGAGACAAGTCATGGGAGCAATACCGCACGGCTATTGAGAAACGTCTGCTGCGTGAAGCCGCCCAAGTCACGATAGGCGAGAATACCGCCACTTCATGGCAGCAGGGTTACATTGGCCCCGTTTATACAACCTCGTTGAATCTAATCATGCTGCAGTTGGAGAAGGCTGCACTGCCCATCTACCAGAGATAG
- a CDS encoding PQQ-binding-like beta-propeller repeat protein, translating to MKLSCRLLGHIGVGFLVLFASQQVTRGQRFIPGNELRYSAAELPQDRNLTRGIRKAEERIARGEYTQALRFLDEVLAGEEDYFVVPRQTSLGEKPERIVGLKEKARQLLRDLSAEGRAAYLSAYAPAAQRRLAEALDSGQREDLVRVVQRYFHTPAGYEASMLLAQRDADAGQVRLAAMTYETLLRAPAAMKHLGVSLPVNAALTFMAAGDEQRAGEVLMPLSQHAMHSFELGGNNTKLTDRRTKVSWIKQQVGLPNIAKRQEQTDWLTARGNPSRDATSEGGFPHMRVRWNVRLLDQPRLERIYEDFASEKLRRKELTPVASSPLAIGNTVLIRTAHSLLAVDFKTGKRIWRAEPQPADQIEALLKEGPTSGDGVLNPESAVFFSQRLWRDQLYSSLSSDGRRAFVIRDLNSYEEVEEDIFGAGLRPRGTAGSVITNRLCAYDLATQGKLLWELDGASPRGEFSGGFFVGTPLAIGDVIYGLVEIKNAIWLYAANASNGQLTWKQQLVNLDRGVLLDSQRRLQNASPSYRDGMLVCPIGNGMVISVDLIKQSLAWAYRYEVRDDSPQRYVNQPQPSKNKFTGTWTDAAAVIVDGRVFLTPPESNELHCLDLHTGELLWKQPQKEMMKLACVGSQAVLLIGPKGIRGLRLDDGKAAWSDIKLAKGTSPSGSGFLSEGRYYLPLSSAEVVAIDLSLGKIVASVKARDGQVLGNLTCHGDAILANDGKSLQKFDQIEILRKQADRLLAESPKNVEALRTLGEIAYKQGRLSEAVSLLERAYREDQNAESTQEILAEALLTALDEDFAAYKTRLTFLEKLQDGSPLLRAKLLRIKANGLTQMGEYLAAVDACLAIYDLALPSSETFQLNQGREVAIPNWVSAQLQSINAEADPETRSMISARISERYKSTPQDDFTLADRVDAYFGSLLNESSRVSIAQLAYEQADSLSAQVKWKAFVHSQDSKVRMEASARLASLLHREGLGGLAREYEQQISGAAAQFPFYEESTGREFGSLLLDPLPEASWPVGRVEATTAESSQSRASSRSPKYGIRLERADEVLGGCRVFLSRVGELTVRDSLGRDFFRASVETQQRRRVHYRQAGSMHAVAFGNILVVSFGRQLAAFNTMASGDNAQPELLWQTSLASELDGNPFHGEPGSPPGQRPGSYRSSRATWDGKWIGVLGPVSSQGCLYQDQQRLVCVDPLDGTLKWARNDIALGCDLFGDEEYVFATPQGASEARVFSVIDGREITKVEVPLWREHLTTLGRKVICWQQDASEPKSARWELSSLDALTGEVLWSERFPEGTRVDVDRGRYLACVTQQGDAKVFDAEEGNVLVASELGETQSLKEVHLSVGTESLLLLTNSTNNRPGRTHVRPINPSDYAIINGKVAAFDRRTGEALWARPAELTQQGWPVTQPRDLPALVFVSNHYRHDNSSSSRQRISMLALDRRTGATLYRSDGLPTSGGGHFRTRVAEAGQPKLRAEMSNKVVQLNFTDDPRPPLPPAMSEVESDNLPANRGLSGIIDKLRRGN from the coding sequence TTGAAGCTTTCCTGCAGACTGCTCGGACATATCGGCGTAGGCTTTCTCGTCTTATTCGCTTCGCAGCAGGTCACCAGAGGGCAGCGCTTCATACCGGGGAACGAGCTGCGATATTCAGCAGCAGAGCTACCTCAGGATCGAAACCTCACCCGCGGCATTCGCAAGGCAGAGGAAAGAATTGCTCGTGGGGAGTACACCCAAGCGCTGCGTTTTCTTGATGAAGTGCTCGCTGGAGAGGAAGACTACTTTGTTGTTCCGAGGCAAACCTCTCTAGGAGAGAAACCGGAACGAATCGTCGGGCTTAAGGAGAAGGCTCGACAGCTCCTAAGGGACCTGTCTGCCGAAGGAAGAGCAGCCTATCTTTCCGCTTATGCACCGGCAGCTCAGCGTCGGCTTGCTGAGGCGCTCGATTCGGGGCAGCGGGAGGACTTAGTTCGCGTCGTTCAAAGGTATTTCCACACACCTGCTGGGTACGAAGCGTCCATGCTACTCGCCCAGCGAGATGCCGACGCGGGTCAAGTCAGACTAGCTGCGATGACCTATGAAACCCTTCTCCGCGCGCCTGCTGCGATGAAACACTTGGGAGTTTCGCTTCCCGTAAACGCTGCCCTGACATTCATGGCTGCAGGTGACGAGCAGCGTGCTGGCGAAGTGCTTATGCCGCTGAGCCAACATGCCATGCATTCTTTCGAGTTGGGCGGTAACAACACGAAGCTAACTGACCGGCGGACAAAGGTTTCCTGGATAAAACAGCAGGTTGGTCTTCCCAATATTGCGAAAAGACAAGAACAAACCGATTGGCTAACTGCCCGAGGAAATCCCTCCCGAGATGCGACCTCCGAGGGGGGCTTCCCTCACATGCGGGTACGCTGGAATGTGCGACTCCTAGATCAGCCTCGGCTGGAGCGGATTTACGAGGACTTTGCGAGCGAGAAACTTCGCAGAAAAGAGCTTACGCCGGTTGCGAGCAGTCCGCTAGCGATTGGCAATACGGTGTTGATTCGCACAGCCCACTCGCTTCTCGCCGTGGATTTCAAGACGGGAAAGCGAATCTGGCGAGCGGAGCCGCAGCCTGCTGACCAGATTGAAGCATTATTGAAGGAGGGACCTACTTCTGGGGATGGCGTTCTTAACCCTGAATCAGCCGTTTTCTTTAGTCAGCGACTATGGCGAGATCAGCTTTACTCCTCGCTCAGCAGCGACGGGCGTCGCGCCTTTGTCATCCGAGACCTCAACTCGTACGAAGAGGTCGAGGAAGATATTTTCGGGGCCGGCTTACGACCTCGGGGAACTGCGGGGAGTGTGATCACGAATCGCCTCTGCGCGTACGATCTGGCGACACAAGGCAAATTGCTTTGGGAGCTGGATGGGGCGAGCCCACGCGGCGAGTTCTCCGGCGGTTTCTTCGTGGGAACTCCCCTTGCAATCGGAGACGTGATTTACGGACTGGTTGAGATCAAAAATGCGATTTGGCTCTACGCGGCAAACGCAAGCAACGGGCAGCTCACTTGGAAGCAGCAGCTCGTTAATCTCGATCGAGGTGTCTTGCTGGATTCGCAGCGCCGCTTACAAAATGCCTCTCCGTCTTACCGTGATGGCATGCTCGTTTGTCCCATTGGCAATGGCATGGTCATCAGTGTCGATCTTATCAAGCAGTCCCTCGCCTGGGCCTATCGGTATGAAGTCCGCGACGATTCTCCCCAAAGGTATGTCAACCAGCCGCAGCCGTCGAAGAACAAATTCACAGGCACATGGACCGATGCGGCTGCTGTTATCGTCGATGGTCGGGTTTTCCTGACTCCACCTGAATCGAACGAGCTGCATTGCCTTGACCTACACACAGGCGAGTTACTTTGGAAACAACCGCAGAAAGAAATGATGAAACTCGCTTGTGTTGGATCACAAGCCGTGTTGTTGATTGGACCAAAGGGAATTCGAGGTTTGAGATTGGATGACGGCAAGGCGGCCTGGTCCGATATTAAGTTGGCAAAAGGCACTTCGCCAAGTGGCAGCGGTTTCCTTAGTGAGGGACGATATTATTTGCCTCTCAGTTCCGCGGAAGTTGTGGCGATTGATCTTTCTCTGGGGAAGATTGTCGCCAGTGTGAAAGCTCGCGACGGACAAGTTCTTGGCAATCTGACTTGCCACGGTGACGCCATTCTGGCGAACGACGGAAAGTCGCTTCAAAAATTTGATCAGATCGAGATCCTGCGAAAACAGGCAGATCGGCTCTTGGCTGAGTCGCCCAAAAATGTCGAGGCGCTGCGCACGCTAGGCGAAATCGCCTACAAACAGGGCCGCTTGAGTGAAGCCGTTTCGTTGTTGGAGAGAGCTTACCGCGAGGATCAAAATGCGGAATCGACACAAGAAATACTAGCAGAAGCTCTCCTCACGGCGCTGGACGAAGACTTTGCTGCCTACAAGACTCGGCTCACCTTCTTGGAAAAGCTTCAGGATGGCAGCCCCTTGCTGCGTGCGAAGCTTCTGAGAATCAAAGCGAATGGACTCACACAGATGGGCGAGTACTTGGCCGCTGTCGATGCCTGCCTTGCCATCTATGACCTCGCATTACCAAGTTCCGAGACCTTTCAGCTAAACCAAGGTAGGGAAGTTGCGATTCCCAATTGGGTTAGCGCTCAGCTACAATCCATTAACGCTGAAGCCGATCCTGAAACTCGTTCGATGATCTCCGCGCGAATCTCGGAACGGTACAAGTCAACGCCACAAGACGATTTCACGCTAGCCGACAGGGTAGATGCCTATTTCGGTAGCTTGCTTAATGAGTCGTCACGCGTCTCAATTGCACAACTCGCTTACGAGCAGGCCGATTCGCTTTCGGCTCAAGTCAAATGGAAAGCGTTCGTCCATTCGCAAGATTCCAAAGTCCGGATGGAAGCAAGTGCCAGGCTTGCCTCACTGTTACATCGCGAAGGGCTCGGCGGATTGGCTCGCGAGTATGAGCAGCAAATCTCTGGAGCCGCTGCTCAATTCCCCTTTTATGAAGAAAGCACCGGTAGGGAGTTTGGATCACTTTTACTCGATCCACTACCAGAGGCTTCCTGGCCTGTGGGAAGAGTCGAGGCAACTACCGCAGAGAGTTCACAGTCTCGTGCTTCAAGTCGGAGTCCCAAATACGGGATTCGCCTGGAACGTGCTGATGAAGTACTGGGCGGTTGCCGCGTTTTTCTTTCACGCGTTGGTGAGTTGACGGTTCGCGATAGTCTGGGCAGAGATTTCTTTCGTGCTTCAGTAGAAACTCAACAACGTAGGCGTGTGCACTATCGACAAGCAGGAAGCATGCATGCTGTTGCCTTTGGGAATATTCTTGTTGTTTCATTCGGTCGCCAGTTGGCAGCCTTTAACACCATGGCGTCGGGCGACAACGCCCAACCTGAGCTTCTGTGGCAGACGAGTCTAGCGAGTGAACTTGACGGCAACCCCTTCCACGGGGAGCCAGGGAGTCCGCCCGGACAACGCCCGGGATCTTATCGCTCTAGTCGAGCGACGTGGGACGGGAAGTGGATTGGGGTCTTGGGCCCGGTGAGCTCGCAAGGCTGTCTTTACCAAGACCAGCAACGGCTTGTCTGTGTTGACCCATTGGACGGCACACTCAAGTGGGCACGTAACGACATTGCTTTGGGCTGCGATCTGTTTGGCGATGAAGAGTACGTATTTGCGACTCCGCAAGGGGCAAGCGAAGCGAGAGTGTTCAGCGTCATTGATGGCCGCGAGATCACCAAGGTCGAGGTTCCGCTTTGGCGAGAACACCTGACGACCCTGGGGCGCAAGGTTATCTGCTGGCAACAAGACGCAAGCGAGCCAAAGTCAGCGCGTTGGGAATTGTCCTCTCTTGACGCTCTAACAGGGGAAGTGCTTTGGAGCGAGCGCTTTCCCGAGGGAACAAGAGTCGACGTCGATCGAGGACGGTACTTGGCCTGTGTTACGCAACAAGGGGACGCGAAAGTGTTCGATGCCGAGGAAGGAAATGTCCTCGTCGCATCCGAATTAGGTGAGACGCAAAGTCTGAAGGAAGTGCATTTGTCCGTTGGCACGGAAAGCTTGCTACTTCTCACCAATTCGACAAACAATCGTCCTGGAAGGACTCACGTTCGCCCCATCAATCCGAGCGATTACGCGATCATCAACGGCAAAGTTGCCGCCTTCGACCGCCGGACGGGGGAAGCACTTTGGGCGAGACCTGCCGAGCTGACTCAACAGGGTTGGCCTGTGACCCAGCCACGCGATTTGCCAGCGCTCGTATTCGTGTCGAACCACTATCGGCACGACAACTCGAGTTCAAGTCGACAGAGGATCTCGATGCTTGCGTTAGATCGTCGTACAGGAGCAACTCTTTATCGCTCTGATGGATTGCCAACCTCCGGTGGCGGACATTTTCGAACCCGCGTCGCAGAAGCAGGCCAGCCGAAGTTGAGGGCTGAAATGTCAAACAAAGTCGTCCAATTGAACTTCACAGACGATCCGCGACCTCCGCTCCCACCGGCCATGTCAGAAGTCGAAAGCGATAATCTTCCAGCCAATCGGGGACTAAGTGGAATCATTGATAAACTTCGAAGAGGTAATTAG
- a CDS encoding HU family DNA-binding protein encodes MAKAAAKKPPTKTEIFNNIAESTGVSKKEVAAVFDALTDEIAKSLGKKGPETFTLPGLCKIVVQKKPAVPAREGINPFTKEKQMFKAKPARNVIKIRPLKKLKDMV; translated from the coding sequence ATGGCTAAGGCCGCAGCAAAAAAACCGCCCACCAAGACCGAGATTTTCAACAACATTGCCGAATCCACAGGCGTTTCAAAGAAAGAAGTTGCCGCAGTATTCGACGCACTGACCGACGAGATCGCTAAGTCGCTCGGCAAAAAAGGTCCTGAAACCTTTACTCTGCCCGGGCTCTGCAAAATCGTTGTGCAAAAGAAGCCTGCCGTTCCAGCTCGTGAAGGTATTAACCCTTTCACCAAGGAAAAGCAGATGTTCAAGGCCAAGCCTGCCCGCAACGTGATCAAGATTCGTCCGCTCAAGAAGCTCAAAGACATGGTTTGA
- a CDS encoding prenyltransferase/squalene oxidase repeat-containing protein, giving the protein MHGVSKRPQHQASLSNSCSTFVLGFALLGVGGSLAHAVTPESPEVIELYEKGLKFLEKEAEERLGGKCIIGLAFYKAGRPKTHSRIVDAIEACEAEVAAQQKFSYIYSKALAVIFLSEVDSSKHRGLIGKYASMMAQHQKQHGGYSYLSTKKGDTSQTQYAALAYWELLRHGTRPSVGAVEKCANWLLRTQDPSGVWGYQGIDPKSFDRTQQSRTSPCMLAAGLSSVLICGNMLGELKAGQAGTEKPPEEELPPELRPVKGEKEKEIPTLQGTGAVDRSRLLKSMADGRQWMDKNFSIDNGGTYSLYYLYSLERYKSFEEYLTGDVNPEPDWYNKGYEYLKKTQNEDGSWDSDGESEPSCATAFAVLFLLRSTRQSLHQLGEGTLVGGRGLPSDLSKAKFTKSGKLIVEQKPTAVDEMLGMLNGDDAESLDALIDNPAALVVNDISPKETRRLEQVIRSGPPPARLLSVRALSRLRSIDYAPTLIFALTDPDPRVVREARDGLRLVSRKFEGFGMPDNFNSEEAEARKFEAIDKWKTWYSTVRPNAPPLP; this is encoded by the coding sequence ATGCACGGTGTCTCCAAGCGACCGCAGCATCAGGCCTCCCTCTCAAACTCTTGTTCTACGTTCGTACTAGGCTTCGCACTTTTGGGTGTTGGTGGTTCGCTTGCGCACGCAGTGACTCCTGAGAGCCCAGAGGTCATTGAGCTTTACGAGAAGGGACTCAAGTTCCTAGAAAAGGAAGCCGAGGAGCGTCTGGGCGGGAAATGCATCATTGGGCTGGCCTTCTATAAGGCTGGCAGACCCAAGACGCATTCGCGGATTGTCGATGCGATTGAGGCATGCGAGGCGGAAGTAGCTGCTCAACAGAAGTTTAGCTACATCTACAGCAAAGCTCTCGCGGTTATCTTTTTGTCTGAAGTCGACTCCAGCAAGCATCGCGGGCTTATCGGCAAGTATGCCTCGATGATGGCCCAGCATCAAAAGCAACATGGCGGCTATTCATATCTCTCCACGAAAAAGGGAGATACCTCCCAGACCCAGTACGCCGCACTTGCCTATTGGGAGCTGCTGCGTCATGGTACTCGGCCTTCCGTCGGTGCCGTTGAGAAGTGCGCTAATTGGCTTTTGAGAACGCAAGACCCATCTGGAGTTTGGGGTTATCAGGGAATCGATCCGAAGAGTTTTGACCGTACCCAACAAAGCCGAACCAGTCCCTGTATGTTGGCGGCTGGACTGAGCAGTGTGCTCATTTGCGGGAACATGTTGGGCGAACTCAAAGCGGGACAAGCAGGGACTGAAAAACCACCAGAAGAAGAGCTCCCCCCCGAGCTGAGACCTGTCAAAGGCGAAAAAGAGAAAGAAATTCCCACGCTGCAAGGAACCGGTGCGGTTGACCGATCTCGATTACTAAAGTCAATGGCGGATGGGCGACAGTGGATGGACAAGAACTTCAGCATCGACAACGGCGGCACCTACAGTCTTTACTACCTCTATTCGCTGGAACGCTATAAGAGCTTCGAAGAGTACCTCACTGGCGACGTGAACCCTGAACCAGATTGGTACAACAAGGGGTACGAATACCTAAAGAAGACCCAAAACGAAGATGGTAGCTGGGATTCGGATGGCGAATCAGAGCCGAGCTGTGCGACGGCTTTTGCAGTTCTCTTCTTGCTGAGGTCCACTCGTCAAAGCCTCCATCAACTCGGTGAAGGAACGCTGGTCGGTGGACGCGGCCTACCCTCGGACCTTTCCAAAGCCAAGTTCACGAAATCGGGCAAGTTGATCGTTGAGCAGAAGCCTACTGCCGTTGACGAAATGCTCGGCATGCTTAACGGTGACGACGCCGAGTCGCTTGATGCCTTGATCGACAATCCCGCTGCGCTTGTCGTCAACGACATCAGCCCGAAAGAGACTCGCCGTTTGGAACAAGTCATCCGCAGCGGTCCACCTCCGGCTCGCTTACTATCAGTCCGAGCCCTCTCTCGCCTGCGATCGATCGATTACGCTCCAACCCTGATCTTCGCCCTGACCGACCCTGACCCCCGGGTCGTCCGTGAAGCGCGCGATGGACTCAGGCTTGTTAGCCGCAAGTTTGAAGGGTTCGGGATGCCAGACAACTTTAATTCTGAAGAAGCCGAAGCTAGAAAATTCGAGGCGATCGATAAATGGAAGACTTGGTACTCGACCGTCCGCCCCAATGCTCCACCGTTGCCCTAG
- a CDS encoding MotA/TolQ/ExbB proton channel family protein: MTLLLQYIGYFVYVVLAIIALWGGYCVIMVWRRVSQTRFTDEEEQDEFLGEVEQALSSRNYDAAVEVCDGDRRALPQLSLFAVENRELGFTKLRRRVAERFQQDVMADIEHRLSWVGTVIKSAPMIGLLGTVMGMMGAFAKLGGSEQVDATEMAKDIQFALITTACGLAIAVPLVLATASINVRIRKMEDLVGIGLGRLFETIKSIAPGN; this comes from the coding sequence ATGACACTACTGCTGCAATACATTGGCTACTTTGTTTACGTCGTCCTAGCGATCATCGCCCTGTGGGGTGGTTACTGCGTGATCATGGTCTGGCGACGTGTCTCTCAGACTCGCTTCACCGACGAAGAGGAACAAGACGAATTTCTGGGTGAGGTTGAGCAGGCTCTTTCCTCTCGCAACTACGATGCGGCCGTTGAGGTCTGCGACGGAGATCGACGCGCACTACCCCAGTTGTCGCTGTTTGCCGTTGAGAATCGTGAGCTCGGTTTCACCAAGCTTCGCCGGCGGGTCGCAGAGCGGTTCCAGCAAGACGTGATGGCCGACATTGAGCATCGCCTAAGCTGGGTTGGCACGGTAATCAAGAGTGCCCCGATGATCGGGCTGCTTGGCACGGTCATGGGCATGATGGGAGCGTTCGCGAAGCTCGGCGGCAGCGAGCAAGTCGACGCTACGGAGATGGCTAAAGACATTCAATTCGCGCTAATTACCACGGCCTGCGGATTGGCCATTGCCGTTCCGTTGGTCCTTGCCACCGCGAGCATTAATGTTCGCATTCGCAAAATGGAGGACCTCGTTGGCATCGGCCTCGGTCGCTTGTTCGAAACCATCAAGTCGATCGCCCCAGGCAATTAA
- a CDS encoding biopolymer transporter ExbD encodes MSTTAADWEDELDEAPDLRSGKEPLEDPDMDITPMIDVTFLLLIFFIVCSNIDSQSELELAKARNGQGVGERESIVFEIRAGGVDSAPVFLEDGTQLSEDPDELKEDIRIAIETEQEKDPAKVHAMIKADRNVACRDVERVVKGASKVENINIHIAVRESDQ; translated from the coding sequence ATGTCCACCACCGCCGCAGATTGGGAAGACGAACTCGACGAGGCTCCCGATCTGCGCAGCGGCAAGGAGCCTCTTGAAGATCCAGACATGGACATCACGCCGATGATCGACGTGACTTTCCTGTTGCTGATTTTCTTTATCGTTTGCTCCAACATCGACTCGCAGAGTGAGTTGGAACTGGCGAAGGCTCGCAACGGACAGGGAGTCGGAGAGCGTGAATCGATTGTGTTTGAGATCCGTGCCGGCGGCGTCGATTCGGCCCCTGTTTTTCTCGAGGACGGTACGCAGCTTTCCGAAGACCCCGACGAGTTGAAAGAAGATATCCGCATCGCGATTGAGACCGAACAGGAAAAGGACCCGGCCAAAGTTCACGCGATGATCAAAGCCGATCGCAACGTGGCCTGCCGCGACGTTGAACGTGTTGTGAAAGGGGCCTCCAAAGTCGAAAACATCAACATTCACATTGCCGTCAGAGAGTCGGATCAGTAA